Genomic window (Plasmodium knowlesi strain H genome assembly, chromosome: 9):
TCCATATATGTTGTGTACGTCGCGAaggtatttttaaaaaaaggtggaaaattCGTGGGGTATACCATTATGTGCACGCTTTTTGTTGAAGCTCTTCTCAAGAATGGAAAACTGCTCCTCCTGCTTGGAGGTAACAAAAATGACATGCTCTCCATTTTAgtatttctttccatttagGAAGTAAACAATGGGGGGGGTTACAGCTTCGCTTATCCGCGCGCTTAACTCTCCGCACAAAAAAACCCACGTCCATATTTCGTTTCGCCCTGTTTGgcaacaattttgaaaaaaaaaaaaaaaaaaaaaaaaaaaaaaggcaaaatggcTAGCCAAAAAGTTATATTCCGCCTGAccatcatttaaaaaataaaaaaattccgaTCAACTGAGCAGCCATCTGAGTTGCCAGAAAATCGATGGTCATACAAATCACAGTCAAAGAGAAATTAATTGACCTTTGTCGGCCAAATTAATGAATCtgcgaaataaagaaaaagccggatatataaaaaagaaaaggggtttTATGACGGAAGAGAGATAGCCTTTGTTGCCCTCCTTAGCACCATATTGGTGTAATATCTGTCGACTAATGATCACTTGTGCGAAGGCATCCACATTTCGCATAAACAACAGCACCTTTGAAAGGTACCCACTGTAATAGTACCGTGTCACCAGTTCAGGGACATATCGAATAGAAGTTTCTCCAATCCAAAGGGCAAACACCATGGATGACCCAACGCAACAATTTTTAAACGACCCGAATATAcccgaagaagaaaaaacagtgCTCGTAGACGCAAACACTAGGAAGGAATGGGAATCCCCCGGACAGTGGATGAAGCGGAAGGAATTCCTCCTCAAAATGCTGAGTTATCACAAACAGAATAACCTAAAAATCGATGTCGACAAGTTTGCAAAGATGGGCCATATGTATTACAACATGAAGTACCTGAGCTGCACGTACAGCGAGCAGGTGGTGGAGGAGATGCGCATGTACGAGCAGGGTTGACACGGTTGGGTGTGCACACCCCCAAAAGAGAAGCAGCtacacggaaaaaaataaccgtGAACGGGAGAGGGGGGAGCGAACTGGGAAAATTGGGCCACCGAAAAGcgtccccccttttttttacccccctgCCCAAAGGGAAgctctcttcattttttgtctCCATATCTGCGCCcatttatactttttttttttttttttttttttttccatcataaTGTTTTACTTGACAAGACGGGAAATTACAGCACCTCCTGTAACGTCAATCCCTCTTGAGGATGAACAAGCCGGTCGGCCAAGAACGTGCACGCACCGGTCCCCATTTGTCTCAGTTCACATTTGTCACGGGCTATTATTATTTAAGcattttaaactttttttgtttttctaaaaataaattcgttCACGTGAGGGTTCACATAGGCATGGTgtacaaaaaggggggggagggggacaATAGAATTGCCCATCGCGTGTGATGATGCTTGCATCCGCACGTACCCCCTCCCGACGTAGTTTCCCCCGAAGAGGCATAACTTATGCCACATGCGTAACGAATGTGTGTGTAGTAACAAATGGAGTAAGGGGAATGGTAAGTCTCTTGGAAGATGCAAAAATGGACCAAGAGGCGGGAAATACGCAGGGATGTTAAAAGTCTACACGGTAGGTGAGAACAAAATGGTTCCATTAAAGAGGAGCTTAAGCAGCGTAACAGTGCAACTACGCAACAACGCAACAACGCAACAACGCAACAGTGCAACAGCGCAACTACGCAACAGCGCAACAGCGGTTCTCACTGAGGAGGTTTGACCTGGTTGAAAGGCTTGATCTGGTTAAAAGGCATCGAGTTGACATCCAACAACTTCCGGAAACGAGCAATGAGCTCCTCCAGGGAGCACACCTCGTGGTTGTTCTGGTCGTCCCTGTTGCGCACAGTGACAGTGTTCGTTGTtaattccttctcccccacaACCAAAATGAAGTTGAACTGGTTCAGCTGCGCCTCCCGTATTTTCTTGTTCAGTGTGTTCAGCGAGGTGTCTATCTCCACATCGAAGAAGTGATTGTTCAATGTTTGGTACACGTAATTTGCGTAATCATTGAACTTGTCACTTACGGGGAGGACGATGGCTTGCCTGGGCGAGATCCAGAAGGGTAGCTTTCCAGCCGTGTGTTCTATCAGAATGGCAACGAACCTTTCCACGGAACCGAGGATAGCTCTGTGGATAATAACTGGTCGGTCGAAGCCCTTTTTCAGTTGTTCTGCGGTATCCGTGGGGAGGTTTGTATCTGAACCTTTATTCTGGGAGGGCTGGTTACCCTCTCCCTTCTCCGCCACTTCTTCCCTCTTCATTGTGCCACTTTCCGCGTTATCCCCCTCGTTCAGCGCCCCAAAGTCTTTGTTCTTGTACTGCAAATTGAATCTACAAGGAAGTTGGAAGTCCAGCTGAATGGTACCGCATTGATGTGTACGGTTAATGCTATCCCTAAGTAAAATATCAATTTTGGGGCCATAAAAAGCTCCATCTCCTTCGTTGATTTTCCACGATATATTAGCTGAATTCAGCGCGTCTTTTAAGCCTTGTTCCGCAAAGTCCCAAGTAGAGATATTTCCAATAAATTTTTTGGGTCTCGtagataaaaataattcgtACTTAAATCCGAATAAgtcataaatgaaaaatataaaatgaagGGTGTTTAggacttcttcctttatttggTCAAaggtacaaaaaatgtgtgaGTCATCTTGTTGGAATCTACGTACTCTGGTAAGTCCACTTAAACTACCAGATATTTCATTCCTATGTAGAACACCAAAGTCAGCTAATCTTATAGGTAACGACCTGTAGGATGCATTTAACTGCTTAAACATGATACAATGTCCAGGACAATTCATAGGCTTCATTCCCCACTCCTTCTGTTctacattaaaaataaacatgcAATCTTTATAATTTTGGTAATGGCCAGAAGTTCTCCACAAATCACAACTGAACACATTCGGGGTAATCACTTCATCATACATCCTTATTCTATACTCTCTTCTAATAAAGTCGACTAATTTATTGTATATTTTCGCTCCATGAGGTAGCCAAAAGCATGAACCTGGTGATGTATCTTTgtcgaaaaagaagaaatgtaaTTTCTTCCCGACATTACGAtgatctcttttttttgcttcttccaaaaaatttaaataatcatttaattctgtttttttttggaatgtTATTCCATATATTCTTTGTAAACTGTCATTGTTCTTATTGCCTAACCAGTAGGCCGCTGAGTTTTTTAACACCTTGAATGCTTTTGCCTTCCCTGTGCTTTTTATATGGGGGCCTAAACACAGGTCGATGAAATTCCCACATTTATACACGgacgtttttttattttctggtATTTTGGATTTGATCAATTCTAACTTGAACGGGTTATATTGGAACAGTTCCATCACTTCATCTTTCGTACAGATAAGTTTTTCAAATTCAGCATTCTGCTTTATCAGCTTgttaaattcttcttctatttttttgtaatctTCATTCGTTATGGAGAAATCCCCTAGGTAAATGTCGTAATAAAAACCTTCCTTCAAGGGGGGCCCGATCGTCAGGTAACCTCCGAAGAGCTTTTCCAAACTACTTCCTAGGATGTGTGCGGAAGAATGCCAGAAGGTCTTCTTCGCCTCTTCGTTCTCCAAATTCAGGAATTCGATTTTGCAGCTTCCCAACAGTGGCACGTTCATATCCCACAGGAGGGGCTTTTCGTCAGCTAATTGACCCTTGCATCCGAGGGTTTCATCTTTTGTCTCATTCACCTCATCCTGCTCCTCCAGTTCTTCCTCTATGTCACAGAGTTCAAGTTCCACCTTCTCCACATAGGTGACACGCGCTACGATGGAATCCTCTGCCAACCTCTTCGAAATGGATGTTGCAATATGAAAGGGGGTAGTCACATTACACTGTCCCACCTTCACGGATCCATCCAACAACTGCACATTTATACTTCGAGTAAATTTTGGGTCACTCTTGAGTAGCTCCTCCCTTTCGATTcgcttcttctccttcaactCATTATACTTAGCTAGCCTTTCCTGGATAAATGCTGGGTTTTCCCCAATgaccaaatttttttttaattcctccaAAAGATCCCCCTGGGATTTATCAACAGTGGCGATGGATGCCATTCTTTTAAAAGGCAGTTTATTCACtttgatgatattttttttccaactgcATATACCTCTGGTGCACAGTTGGTTGATGTACaggttgttttttttccctaacaAAAGAGCGTTGCGACCGTTCCGCCTCCTCTGCTCGTCATTCCAGTGAACAACGTTGCCGACGCTCCTTGTACCTGGCTTATACAACAGGAGGGGGGCATTAAAGTTGTTGTACGTGTTCGTCAGAAGAACGCAAAGGCTCACAACTGTCCTTCGCATTCACGCCTTCGGTTTGGGGTGGAGCTGTACACAAGGACACGCACGCATAAAAGAATAAATCGCgcgcattatatatatgcgtaacACGCATTATACATGGGTAATATGCACGGGTGATTTAAAGTAAGGCCATTCGCTTCGTAAACATCTACTGTGATTTCGCATCCTATCGTTGATGTTATTTTCATTCATATCCTTgctgacatttttttttttttttttttttttttttttttttaatcgaTTTGTGAGCAACTCAGAGTGGGTTCTCAAATCGGTTTGCGCGAAGAGGCGTATATAGTCAGGATCACCCCCGTGTGGGTATAGCCTCAGGCATACCGCGCATGCAGCCCCTTTTTTGCACCCCTTCGCATGCGCGCATGCGTGGCTTTATTAAGTCAACGGGAAGAAGGGAAATTCCCGTCCCGTGCACCTAAAGAGTTGATCTCTCTTGTAAATTATATCGTTCCATTTTAAGTGGTGATAAGCCCTGTCGCGATAGCTCACTTGTGGCCTCCACGATATTGTACATAATAGGGATGATGTGCCACTTTGCTAagccaaaaaaagggaggggttTTATAATCTGACGTAGTCACAATCCCTGCAGGTGCCTTTTACTGGAGATCCACTCACACCCAATTGATGATATCTCATAGCCCCCCACTGGGTGCACCCCACGGGATGGGAGCAACATGCAATGCTACTTCCATTTCCTCGCAAGTGGCTcctaaaaaaaggatatattCTCCCGCAACAACTACATAGGAAAGTGTGCTTTCTtccactttcctttttctgaaAGTCGcctaacgaaaaaaaataattttagaCCTTTTGGAAATTGCCCTATGTTGTTGCGTACTTGGCTGCAGGTCAcccaaggggggggagagaggGGGTGGTTGGCCTCTCCACACAAAAAAGAGACATCAGTTGGAGGAGCATCGCCACCCGGATTGTGtagcgaaatgaaaaaaaaaaaaaaaaaaaaaaaaaaaacaagcaaACACAGACATAGAACATGGGAAGTGcacaaaatggctagcttcaaaaaaaaaaaaaataaaataaaataaaatacacaaCGGCGAATACACTTCATGGTTGCCTGCTCCTACGCAGAtcacaaaaatggacaaatcaAAGAGGCCCTCATGCCAGGGATAGGGGTGAACAACAAATGTTCGGTGCACAGAAATTACAAAACATACAAAACATAATTGAAGAGCATTCCCATGTATTATCCAAATGCGTGCTAACCCAAGTCAGTCCAACATGATGACTtcactttccttctccctgaGCTCCTCGATGCCCGTGATTTTCTCGAGTACGCTGCTGTCGCGGATGACCTGCACGTGTGTGGGAGGTAACAAAATTTGTAATAAAATGGGCAACGAATTTGGGTGCATAAAAAATTCGCTACAAAAATTCGTTAGCGATATGAGTTAGCTAAAAGGggtgacaaaataaaatcacTGCTAATTATAAGGTCCCTCCCGGCGTACATTTTCTACGAAAACTTCCGGGCACTCCTGGTAGCGCAAAATGACTTTCTCCGAACAACACATGCATCGGTCAAAGGCACtgcaatatatttttctcatcgTGAATTCAGCCAAATTGAGGGACAAAATGTGAGGTGTGGCTCCCAAGCAAGAAAAGAGAGAATTTGAAGTAGCCTTCCTGTTCTTCACCTTTTCTGCCTCCCCTTTGGAAGGGTTCCTTGCAGCCATGTGCATCTGGCTGGTGTATACATACTGATCTTTATTCGTATGcggtgcaaaaaaatatagcggGTGTTGTGTTAGGGTCATTAACAATTCGACAGATAATCCTCCACTGATGCTACTAAGACCTCCTCTAGTGACTGTGCACTTCTCATCTAAGGCTTGGCCAAATATTGAGTTCTGAGGAGAGTGCAAATCATTGCAGTAAAAACAGCCACccttaaaatataaataggGGTGTCTAATTATGTTTAGCGATTCAAATCCTAACGCTATGGTGATTCCCAGGGGGGGCATTTTCGCTAGTTGCTTTACATTCGTGAGGATATTATTGTAAAAAGTTTGCCTCTCACGGATATCTTCATCCGTGATGTTGTCCTCCTTGGTTaagtacatgtacatatcgCTATGGTAATCACAGTGCACCAGATTAGTACAGTCCACATTTGGGTGGGTCATTACCCCCTGGTTCTGATTACATTTCTGTCGACACTGCAACTCCTTCATACAGTTATATTGTTTCTCTGCAATTAGCAAACTGGGGAAGTATCTTGATTCTTTTGAATCCGTTGCCAAAAAAACGACATGATGATTGGATATTAAATTATCTAAATGTGTGATAGCCTCCCTCGTCTTAGATATGCGCCCATTGGAGAGGTAAATCGAATGGCCAGGCATAGGAATGTCAATTACCCTAGCCTGGATATTCAAATCTGGAGCAATTTTTAATAGACCCCTTTTTGCAGCCACTACTTTGTGCACTGGTATTTTAGATTCATCTTCTATATCATCTATCGTGTACAGGGACTGCCTACCTACGTTCGAATGTTTTACTACAGAATTATCAACGAGAGTTAAATGTTTTATACCCCAAGTTACACATGTCCTTGCGACACTACACCCCACTGTTCCCATCCCCAGGATTAAAACCTTCAACGaggttattttttcctcttttaaaTCTTTCAGGATTTTCCACTTTATTAACTTTACATGTTGTTCCAGGGCTATTCTGTGCACCACGTCTCGATTCACAAAGTTGCGAAGGCTAACTTTATGGATGCTATTGTCTCCCTTTTCTCCCACGCGCCTCTTCCATCCCGGCGCGCATCCGATAGGAACCACCCCCACCTCCGTGATCGTTTCGCCTGTACTCGCTTCTCCAGTGGATTCCCCCTCAAGGTCTCCCCTGCTTGgcacttttattttaaagaCTGACGAATTTAGGAGGTACTTCACCAGTTGGTTCTTCTTTGCGGGTAGACGTGTTTCCCCGGAGTTAAGTTCCCCGCTATGGTGAAATATTTTCCCTCCCATGTAagattcttcccttttgccTATCCATTGACGTTCCTTGCCTACCTGCATGTCACCATAATCTCGAGTAACCATTTTGGAAACCAAAGTATACTGAGCATTTTCTACAGGAGGCATATGCGCATTACACATCCCTGGGAGGATACCAGTGGGATTTCTCACGTAGGGATATTTCCATAACAAAGGAGAGGAGGATGCCTTGCACAGGAGTTCTTCGGATAGTAAAGAGAAATCCCTAAAAACAAGAAACTCGATTTCGAAATCGTACAACTCATATTTCAAGCAAAGACAATACAAGAGATTTCTGAAGTCCCAACTTAGTGTTGTGAAGACGAAATTTGGATCAACGaagcatatgtacatgtggaAAAAGTCTTccataatatattttaattttttctccttcatattTTGTAGGCGTTCTTTCAGTTCGCCTAGACAGTTTAAGGGTAGGACGGTGAGTCCATTATAATTGCGCAGTACGTCATAGGGATCACTATATGTCATCTTTGGATCATCCACTTGACATTTACAGCCAAATGAATGGGAGCTTGTTAACTGCTCCACTGAACTATCTGAACAAGAGCACATGCAGATGTTATCACCTTGAGTATACTTCTTGCGAATATCGGACAGATAATCGCACACACTTTTAAAGGAGTTCAAGGAAGCAAAagctatttcttcttcctccttcttcttcacatCTTCATTACAGATTCCTAAACGATGCAGACTACTCTGGTACATTTTCATATACAGGTGAGCATTCCGTAAGGACAACTCCTCCACATCaaattttaacaaaagaAATGCCCCAGTGTCCACAAACAATTTATTCCCCTCAAAGAACGTATCTATTTGCTGAGACAAGTACAGCAAGTCTCCAACGTTGATATGGTTCTTCCTTGAATCTAGGTACATCACCTCAGGGTCGATAAAATAATACAACCGTTCACTCGGTTCTACCATCCTGAAATGGACAGGCGGATTTACTACCGGGTTGGCCAAGCTGTAGTAGCACAAAAAATCTTTTAGATCAAGAAAAGTCAAAATTAAAtatgtgtttattttttcaaagtagTTTAGCTCATTTGGTTTATATATCCAGAAAGTATCTTTATAGATGTTATCCTCTTCTGTTCCATCGTCTTTGCCACTGTTCATATGGCTAGGTTTCTTCAAGTACCTCCTCAAATTGCTCATTGTGTAATTAATGTGTGTACCCTTTTTCGTGGATAAAAATTCCTCCAATGTgttaaaatttaataaaatgcCTCGATATTTCTTTGAAAAcgtgttccttttctttattcttttgtCCTTCTCCTGTGTGCATTTCATATCTAGCCTCCTAGTTGTGTACATCGAACGCAACAACTCGTCTGCTCCATCACTTACACCACTCGGAACAGTATGGCTTGATgtaacattttccttttctaccACTTTCTCACGAGTCATACTTCCTTCTGAAGTATGAAGAATTTCCACCTCAACATACGGAAATGAATTCCTATCAATTTCCACCACGCTGGAACTGACATAGGGATACTCAAAAATCACTGCTTCTGAAGAATCCGATACGTAGGCGTGATTCGCCGTCACCTTCATTCTATGCACGTTGCTACTCGAAAGCAAATTGATGTACTCACATCGATGTTTGTAAATTTCAATTTTCTGTTCatacaattttgtaaaaaaagaaatgtccATTTTGAACTCATTCTTGCAGTACTTCAGAATGTCCACCCTTTCggcttgttccttttttggctgttctatttttgttctcttctcCCCTGATGGGGGTTTCCCTAACCTCGGCTCCATCTTCACCCTTAATTTGTGGTACGAACTGCTCTGCTTTATTCTGACCAAAGAAGGGCAGCAACGTTAAAgcatattatttatttatttatttattttttttttttggttatCCATCCTATGTAGTAAGGAGCGACAAAATGGAGTGAACAACTTTGTGATACACAGTTTCTGTCCCTGTTAGGAAGAAATGCTGGACCAACAGGGATGCTCTCATTATATTGAAGATTAGCACATTTTAAATCAATTTGTTGCCACCCTTATGACGCAAAATGGAGTGTTGCTTATGAGATGTCAAAGTGGGTGATTACACATAGCTCAAAAAAGCGCAGAAGAAATTGGCACCCCAAAATAAGGCAAAACTGTTGGGGGTAGCCCAAAGGATAAAAGCCTTGGCAcagaatatatattaaaatgcacaccttcacaatttttcctcaaCCACTTGACGCTCATGTAAATGCACATTCTCAGCATTTATGGGAagttgtcctttttttcaaagtgacctttttttttttttttttttttttttttagctacgCATGTTGGCGCCTGTTAATGCACCTCTCCTTATGTCCTCGCCTGCCCATTAAGCGAAGCGCAACAATGCACTGCCAGAACGACGTAGTTtgttatgcaaaaaaaaatgggatagcgaaacagaaaaaaaaaaaaaaaaaaaaaaaagcaaattcaGTGTTATCCTATTTTAACTTCCCTCCatttaaataataattttaaaataggACATTTAAGTTGGAAAAGTATCACCTAAATAtgctccttttattttttcttaaatttgTGTGAAAGATTAAGGGGTGAGGGGGGAGGCGCAGCTCTAcaacccctacaacgtttaCCTACATGTGTATGCAAAATTTACGAACCGCCCCAACAGAAGGGATTTGCGATGGAGTGTAATTTAATTGGGTGGGACAAATTTTTACTGCGTACACAGCTCCCCATGAACGGCGTACTGTCGATTAATTTTTATGGCCGTACCTTTGGAACACTTGGAAATGGCGGCAGAATGGTCATCCTCATGACATACATGCCTTGTGTTAGCACTGTTACCAATGCtggagaggaagaagtaaaacaATATGGTTATACCTAGAAGGCATTAAAAGAATTCCTCCACTTCCTCTGCACGAACCTAATCATAAAAATTGGCTTAAGTATGTTTTAAATATGCCTTCCACGGGGCTTCGGTCTCTGCTTAATTAGTTCAGtcatataaatatgcataacAACAACACAAGCAGTTGCtttgatctttttttttttttttttttttttttttaccaaattTATAGGAACCGTTCATGCAAaatgtatttaaaaaaaaaaaaacatgcacacatacatgtcaggtaaaaaaaaaaaaaaaaaaaaaaaaatgtaaaatggctagctgctAATTCATTTACGCTCCCTTCTTTTTGGAAACACCAAcagttcttcctcttcgtccAGTGGTCTTGGTATGTTGACCACGAACTCTCAGTCCCCAGTGGTGACGTAGACCTCTGTGTAATctgatttttttcattctttccaAGTCTTCACGTAAATAGGAGTCCAGCTGGTTAGCGATGACgtgcaaattttttccttcctttacatCCTTCCTTCGGTTTAAGAACCAGTCGGGGATTTTGAATTGTGATGGGGCATTCATAATGTGCACAATCTGTTGAGTGGTGCAGaaatgtggagaaaaatatcacaAATGTGGTCGGAGGCATGTATTTGTGCATTAAACGTACATACTACTTCACATGCATGTCCCCGTCGCAGGGGAAATACATAACAGAACACAACATGGATGATGAAAAACAGAGATTCGCTCGCATGCTACACAATATGCATATGGGATAAAAGTACATCCATGCAATCGAACATCAACAGGGCGGATTGCTACGGATCCTACTGGGCATATCGTGGTCCTCTCACACTTAcgttatttatttcctccgtGGTGAGTTCTCCTGCTCTCTTGGTCGAGTCCACATTGGCCTGCTTGCAAATCACAGTGGCCATTCTTTTCCCAATTCCCTTTATGGCCGTCAAGGCAATGGtaaccttttccttcccatcaACGTTGGTATTTAAGATTCTCAGTATGTGCTGAAAATCGTTTTGATCAATCACTTGTAGTGACATTTTTGGCGGGCTATTGTTTTTCTACTGGAGTTTATAAAGAAGAATGGTACTGCGCAGGGGAGAAGAGCAGTTAATCAGCAAGTGATCA
Coding sequences:
- a CDS encoding XTBD domain-containing protein, putative; amino-acid sequence: MDDPTQQFLNDPNIPEEEKTVLVDANTRKEWESPGQWMKRKEFLLKMLSYHKQNNLKIDVDKFAKMGHMYYNMKYLSCTYSEQVVEEMRMYEQG
- a CDS encoding autophagy-related protein 7, putative gives rise to the protein MEPRLGKPPSGEKRTKIEQPKKEQAERVDILKYCKNEFKMDISFFTKLYEQKIEIYKHRCEYINLLSSSNVHRMKVTANHAYVSDSSEAVIFEYPYVSSSVVEIDRNSFPYVEVEILHTSEGSMTREKVVEKENVTSSHTVPSGVSDGADELLRSMYTTRRLDMKCTQEKDKRIKKRNTFSKKYRGILLNFNTLEEFLSTKKGTHINYTMSNLRRYLKKPSHMNSGKDDGTEEDNIYKDTFWIYKPNELNYFEKINTYLILTFLDLKDFLCYYSLANPVVNPPVHFRMVEPSERLYYFIDPEVMYLDSRKNHINVGDLLYLSQQIDTFFEGNKLFVDTGAFLLLKFDVEELSLRNAHLYMKMYQSSLHRLGICNEDVKKKEEEEIAFASLNSFKSVCDYLSDIRKKYTQGDNICMCSCSDSSVEQLTSSHSFGCKCQVDDPKMTYSDPYDVLRNYNGLTVLPLNCLGELKERLQNMKEKKLKYIMEDFFHMYICFVDPNFVFTTLSWDFRNLLYCLCLKYELYDFEIEFLVFRDFSLLSEELLCKASSSPLLWKYPYVRNPTGILPGMCNAHMPPVENAQYTLVSKMVTRDYGDMQVGKERQWIGKREESYMGGKIFHHSGELNSGETRLPAKKNQLVKYLLNSSVFKIKVPSRGDLEGESTGEASTGETITEVGVVPIGCAPGWKRRVGEKGDNSIHKVSLRNFVNRDVVHRIALEQHVKLIKWKILKDLKEEKITSLKVLILGMGTVGCSVARTCVTWGIKHLTLVDNSVVKHSNVGRQSLYTIDDIEDESKIPVHKVVAAKRGLLKIAPDLNIQARVIDIPMPGHSIYLSNGRISKTREAITHLDNLISNHHVVFLATDSKESRYFPSLLIAEKQYNCMKELQCRQKCNQNQGVMTHPNVDCTNLVHCDYHSDMYMYLTKEDNITDEDIRERQTFYNNILTNVKQLAKMPPLGITIALGFESLNIIRHPYLYFKGGCFYCNDLHSPQNSIFGQALDEKCTVTRGGLSSISGGLSVELLMTLTQHPLYFFAPHTNKDQYVYTSQMHMAARNPSKGEAEKVKNRKATSNSLFSCLGATPHILSLNLAEFTMRKIYCSAFDRCMCCSEKVILRYQECPEVFVENVIRDSSVLEKITGIEELREKESEVIMLD
- a CDS encoding threonine--tRNA ligase, putative, with the translated sequence MRRTVVSLCVLLTNTYNNFNAPLLLYKPGTRSVGNVVHWNDEQRRRNGRNALLLGKKNNLYINQLCTRGICSWKKNIIKVNKLPFKRMASIATVDKSQGDLLEELKKNLVIGENPAFIQERLAKYNELKEKKRIEREELLKSDPKFTRSINVQLLDGSVKVGQCNVTTPFHIATSISKRLAEDSIVARVTYVEKVELELCDIEEELEEQDEVNETKDETLGCKGQLADEKPLLWDMNVPLLGSCKIEFLNLENEEAKKTFWHSSAHILGSSLEKLFGGYLTIGPPLKEGFYYDIYLGDFSITNEDYKKIEEEFNKLIKQNAEFEKLICTKDEVMELFQYNPFKLELIKSKIPENKKTSVYKCGNFIDLCLGPHIKSTGKAKAFKVLKNSAAYWLGNKNNDSLQRIYGITFQKKTELNDYLNFLEEAKKRDHRNVGKKLHFFFFDKDTSPGSCFWLPHGAKIYNKLVDFIRREYRIRMYDEVITPNVFSCDLWRTSGHYQNYKDCMFIFNVEQKEWGMKPMNCPGHCIMFKQLNASYRSLPIRLADFGVLHRNEISGSLSGLTRVRRFQQDDSHIFCTFDQIKEEVLNTLHFIFFIYDLFGFKYELFLSTRPKKFIGNISTWDFAEQGLKDALNSANISWKINEGDGAFYGPKIDILLRDSINRTHQCGTIQLDFQLPCRFNLQYKNKDFGALNEGDNAESGTMKREEVAEKGEGNQPSQNKGSDTNLPTDTAEQLKKGFDRPVIIHRAILGSVERFVAILIEHTAGKLPFWISPRQAIVLPVSDKFNDYANYVYQTLNNHFFDVEIDTSLNTLNKKIREAQLNQFNFILVVGEKELTTNTVTVRNRDDQNNHEVCSLEELIARFRKLLDVNSMPFNQIKPFNQVKPPQ
- a CDS encoding 40S ribosomal protein S18, putative, translating into MSLQVIDQNDFQHILRILNTNVDGKEKVTIALTAIKGIGKRMATVICKQANVDSTKRAGELTTEEINNIVHIMNAPSQFKIPDWFLNRRKDVKEGKNLHVIANQLDSYLREDLERMKKIRLHRGLRHHWGLRVRGQHTKTTGRRGRTVGVSKKKGA